One part of the Amyelois transitella isolate CPQ chromosome 10, ilAmyTran1.1, whole genome shotgun sequence genome encodes these proteins:
- the LOC106137727 gene encoding protein artichoke — protein sequence MWLLILLFMVPVLSQQWVPCSELNDDLRYPCQCRVQVDRALQLRILMDCDHVVFGGDFPPLPYGAPIISFSQRWAGQQTLPTQIFSSYGLPLKELDFSHNSLRRLPDRLLAGVRGNLTRLSLADNLLGDNLNPIFSTAELHNLPALEELDLSGNSIRGIEKGLLIGCDVLKILRLDRNNIHSVPSTSLNGPQALRVISLRENRIVSIRQASFVSQKTLQEIDLHGNMISAIEGGAFVGLRELQSLDLGRNRLSKFNSDVFQGTENLEKLDLSENFITDFPTVALKSFVALKHLNLSSNMITNIDNSHLSSLVPLQMLDLSRNNLVKLSPGTFVGLTELRYLDVGVNSLRTVEDDAFDGLTSLQTLLLRDNNILLIPATALSRLPNLVSVHLGFNRVTALSSDILRAVSDRVTSLVLSRNVIRELPTAAFEHFKMLHHLDLSGNLLNSIAAEVFTGLEQSLQYLSLSQNRILGFTGQKLKFINLWFLDISGNQISEIPVNAFDSIPSLLYLNMSYNDHISTLPQNLFQNNQGLQSIDLRHIGLKALPVNLFTKTPNVEYIYLSHNNLQEITENTFKNLRNLTHLDLSYNNIVNIRTPSFVNVMSIQYLSLKGNQLNAFKGEFFNTGTSLDVIDLSDNQLSYLFPSSFKIHPRLREIILTNNKFNFFPSELISTLQYLELVDLSGNALKNVDELDFARLPKLRTLLLARNELETISEMAFHNSTQIQHLDLSYNKIDRLGDRLFEGLIRLELLDLGGNILTELPDNIFDRTRLHMLEKIVLKENLFEHPPLKALQKQYFFVSSVDLSHNEIVDIPAENSVMVNIKKLDLSFNPLSQKTINNILTEPKTVRELNLAGTGMSHVGQLETPFLYSLNLSYNNITQFSDSTFNRTTLLETLDISHNQIVDVTGSLVSSWPKLKNLQTLNISSNPITMILEGNFDSLSSLRILDMRDLDRCTRIEKNVFRSLPNLIELRAYGYPRLGYFDVQGTLQYLFALERLDVELKDTNIGADQLHSTLHPRLEELGIRGSRLKTVSSGVLAGLKAPAITVRFRNTSVTSLPPALLFPLPRSSQITIDVGGSQLSTLQPQLLVALDDRRADLSMFGLDSNPIKCDCNARALRRWLPVVGIDDVRCNSPDHLAGFLLVEIGDDELSCETKRRTTAISSTSSMATTSPPRLVHRTSAEPDIIWSVAPSHERPKSAGEPKGAPVVGVATSTNDDNLIIGIVGGVVAFIAILIVAICVVRLRMTSTSYRGGPLASSPTTGATPMWGPPWPGYAATLPPASLSNATLPHKMQQGPGSVRYLAPPPPAPYFISMPPHDDKIYW from the exons ATGTGGCTGCTCATCCTTCTATTCATGGTCCCAGTGCTGAGTCAGCAATGGGTGCCTTGCTCAGAGCTGAATGACGACCTCCGGTACCCCTGCCAGTGTAGGGTGCAAGTAGACCGGGCTCTGCAGTTGAGGATCCTGATGGACTGCGACCACGTGGTGTTTGGTGGTGACTTCCCGCCACTACCGTATGGTGCACCAATCATCTCCTTCAGCCAGAGATGGGCTGGACAACAGACTTTGCCTACTCAG attttctcatcatacgGGCTCCCATTGAAAGAACTGGACTTCTCTCACAACAGTCTCCGGCGTCTCCCGGACCGCCTGCTAGCCGGTGTCCGGGGCAACTTGACGAGGTTGTCTCTTGCTGATAACCTGCTGGGGGATAACCTCAATCCAATCTTCTCAACTGCTGAGCTGCATAACCTGCCAGCCTTGGAGGAGTTGGATCTGAGTGGCAACAGCATTAGGGGCATTGAGAAAGGACTGCTGATAGGTTGTGACGTTCTAAAG ATATTACGGCTGGATCGCAATAATATCCACTCGGTGCCGTCGACCTCGCTCAACGGCCCGCAAGCGCTGAGGGTTATTTCTTTGAGGGAAAATCGAATCG TGTCTATCCGCCAAGCGTCATTCGTGTCACAAAAGACACTTCAAGAAATAGACCTCCACGGAAACATGATCTCTGCGATCGAAGGGGGCGCTTTTGTAGGTCTGCGGGAACTCCAGTCTCTGGACCTTGGACGCAATCGACTCTCCAAGTTCAACAGTGACGTATTCCAGGGGACAGAGAACCTTGAGAAATTGGACTTGTCTGAAAACTTCATAACAGACTTCCCGACAGTCGCATTGAAGTCGTTCGTAGCGCTTAAACATTTGAACCTGTCCAGTAATATGATAACG AATATCGATAATAGTCATTTGAGCTCATTAGTGCCGTTACAAATGTTGGATCTCAGTAGAAACAACTTAGTAAAGCTGTCTCCAGGCACATTCGTGGGGCTCACTGAACTTCGCTATTTAGATGTTGGCGTCAACTCGCTAAGAACT GTGGAGGATGACGCATTTGACGGCTTAACAAGTCTTCAAACTCTTCTCCTTCGTGACAATAATATTCTTCTCATCCCTGCGACTGCCCTCTCTCGTCTGCCCAACTTAGTTTCCGTACATTTAGGATTTAATAGAGTGACCGCACTATCAAGCGATATCTTACGAGCGGTATCCGATAGAGTTACATCGTTGGTTCTATCAAGAAATGTCATTAGAGAATTACCGACAGCAGCTtttgaacattttaaaatgttacatCATTTAGACTTATCTGGAAATCTTTTGAATTCAATCGCTGCTGAAGTTTTTACTGGCTTAGAACAATCTTTGCAATATCTGTCCTTAAGTCAAAATAGAATATTAGGATTCACaggacaaaaattaaaattcataaatctctGGTTCTTAGATATATCAGGCAATCAAATATCCGAAATTCCTGTTAATGCTTTCGATTCAATTCCGAGTTTATTGTATTTGAATATGAGTTACAACGACCATATAAGTACACTTCCTCAAAATCTCTTCCAAAACAATCAAGGATTACAGTCTATTGATTTAAGACATATCGGTTTGAAAGCACTTCCTGTAAATCTTTTTACGAAAACACCCAATGTTGAATACATTTACTTATCTCATAATAATTTGCAGGAGATAACAGAAAATACCTTTAAGAATTTGAGAAACTTAACTCATTTAGATTTGTCGTACAATAACATTGTAAATATTCGAACGCCGTCCTTTGTGAATGTAATGTCTATACAATATTTGTCTTTAAAAGGAAATCAACTTAATGCTTTCAAAGgagaatttttcaataccGGTACTAGTTTAGACGTTATAGATTTATCAGACAACCAGTTGAGTTATTTATTCCCTTCATCATTCAAAATACATCCACGCTTAAGagaaataatacttacaaataaCAAGTTTAATTTCTTCCCGTCGGAACTTATAAGCACTCTGCAGTATCTTGAATTAGTAGATTTATCTGGAAACGCTCTAAAGAATGTCGATGAGCTTGACTTTGCTCGACTACCGAAACTTAGAACTTTGTTGTTAGCAAGAAATGAGTTAGAAACAATTAGCGAGATGGCATTCCATAACTCTACACAAATCCAGCATTTAGATTTATCATATAACAAAATTGATCGATTAGGTGATAGACTATTTGAGGGATTGATTAGATTAGAGCTGCTTGATTTAGGTGGAAATATCCTCACAGAACTACCTGACAACATATTTGATCGAACTAGGTTGCATATGCTAGAAAAAATAGtgcttaaagaaaatttattcgaACATCCTCCTCTGAAAGCATTAcaaaagcaatattttttcGTGTCGTCTGTTGATTTGTCTCATAATGAAATAGTTGACATACCAGCCGAAAATAGCGTTATGGTAAATATAAAGAAGTTGGATCTCTCATTTAATCCTCTCTCTCAAAAAACTATCAACAATATTTTGACAGAACCAAAGACAGTAAGGGAGCTGAACTTAGCTGGTACAGGAATGTCACATGTGGGCCAGCTAGAGACACCCTTTTTATATAGTTTGAATTTATCATATAACAATATTACACAATTTTCCGATAGTACTTTTAACAGGACTACTCTTTTAGAAACTTTAGATATTTCTCATAATCAGATTGTTGATGTAACTGGATCTCTTGTCAGTTCTTGGCCTAAGTTAAAGAATCTTCAAACTCTTAACATTTCGAGCAATCCCATTACCATGATACTAGAGGGAAACTTCGACAGTCTGTCTTCACTTCGGATCCTTGATATGAGAGATTTAGACAGATGTACTCGGATagagaaaaatgtatttagaaGTTTACCTAATCTTATTGAGTTGCGTGCTTATGGTTATCCAAGATTGGGATATTTTGATGTACAAGGTActttgcaatatttatttgctttggAGAGGTTAGATGTCGAATTGAAAGATACAAATATTGGTGCTGATCAATTGCACTCTACTCTTCATCCTCGCCTTGAAGAATTGGGTATAAGAGGATCCAGGTTAAAGACAGTTTCTTCGGGTGTTTTAGCGGGCTTAAAAGCACCAGCAATTACAGTCAGATTTCGTAACACATCAGTCACTAGTTTGCCACCAGCTCTTCTTTTTCCACTACCAAGATCTTCGCAAATAACTATAGATGTTGGTGGTAGTCAGCTAAGTACGTTGCAGCCCCAGTTATTAGTTGCTCTAGATGATCGTCGTGCAGATTTGTCAATGTTTGGATTGGATTCAAATCCAATTAAATGTGATTGTAATGCAAGAGCTCTGAGAAGATGGCTACCTGTAGTTGGTATTGATGATGTTCGTTGTAATTCTCCAGACCATTTGGCTGGATTCTTGCTAGTCGAAATTGGAGATGATGAATTATCGTGTGAAACGAAACGAAGAACCACCGCAATATCTTCTACTTCTAGCATGGCAACAACATCGCCTCCACGTTTGGTTCACAGAACATCAGCTGAGCCTGACATTATCTGGTCAGTCGCTCCTTCGCACGAAAGACCTAAGTCTGCAGGTGAACCGAAAGGTGCACCAGTGGTCGGTGTAGCCACTTCAACCAACGATGACAATTTAATTATAGGTATAGTCGGCGGTGTAGTAGCCTTTATTGCTATATTGATTGTAGCAATATGTGTTGTTAGATTGAGAATGACGTCAACGTCATACAGGGGAGGACCGTTAGCAAGTAGTCCTACGACCGGAGCTACTCCAATGTGGGGTCCTCCATGGCCTGGCTACGCTGCAACGCTTCCCCCTGCATCCTTGTCCAATGCAACATTACCCCATAAGATGCAACAGGGGCCAGGTTCTGTTAGGTACTTAGCACCGCCACCCCCAGCACCGTATTTCATAAGCATGCCACCTCACGATGACAAAATTTATTGGTAA